A genomic window from Candidatus Krumholzibacteriia bacterium includes:
- a CDS encoding HNH endonuclease signature motif containing protein has protein sequence MEIDHVEPFALGGSHEAENLRVLCAAHNRRAAERVFGTRPQ, from the coding sequence CTGGAGATCGACCACGTCGAACCCTTCGCGCTCGGTGGCTCGCACGAAGCCGAGAACCTCCGTGTCCTCTGCGCGGCGCACAACCGGCGGGCCGCCGAACGGGTCTTCGGGACGCGTCCGCAGTAG